Proteins encoded by one window of Rutidosis leptorrhynchoides isolate AG116_Rl617_1_P2 chromosome 7, CSIRO_AGI_Rlap_v1, whole genome shotgun sequence:
- the LOC139859649 gene encoding uncharacterized protein, protein MEGYYTISKKRKISSRFIGSFKIFARVGEVSYRLELLEELVGIHNTLHVSHLSMCLTDDSMWVPLDEITLNNKLEYAKEPVAILDEKVKMLRNKEVKTYKVQWQHRKSSEFTLEPEELVLVYIALKIAGFCASVHLSIKCYPCMLDSLKFVRSIPHRVVA, encoded by the exons atggaagggtattatacgATTTCGAAAAAGAGGAAAATTAGCTCTCGGTTTATTGGGTCATTCAAAATCtttgctcgtgttggtgaagtttctTATAGATTAGAGTTACTTGAAGAACTTgtgggaattcataacacattgcATGTTTCCCATCTCAGTATGTGTCTTACGGATGACTCGATGTGGGTGCCATTGGATGAAATCACTCTAAATAACAAATTAGAGTACGCCAAGGAACCAGTggcaatccttgatgaaaaggtcaagatGTTGCGTAATAAAGAAGTGAAAACTTATAAAGTACAATGGCAACATCGAAAGAGTTCAGAGTTTACTTTGGAACCCGAAGAGCTCGTGTTGGT gtacattgcattgaagaTTGCAGGATTTTGTGCTAGTGTTCACTTaagcattaag TGTTATCCGTGTATGTTGGATTCACTCAAATTCGtgcgttcgataccacatcgtgttgtggCGTGA